A genomic window from Lotus japonicus ecotype B-129 chromosome 1, LjGifu_v1.2 includes:
- the LOC130728948 gene encoding LEAF RUST 10 DISEASE-RESISTANCE LOCUS RECEPTOR-LIKE PROTEIN KINASE-like 2.4: MNSLLILLPPISILQLTLLLILIHTPLPSTSNDYYRDCNNLFSCGDIRNIGFPFWGKNRPNGCGHPLLHLTCEENPSYMNLNDVRYKVLEAKPDEKSLRVTRVDYLQELCPSIFVNTSLDPKLFVLESQYQNLTLFYDCVVPNAVPFPCVPNSGSGQHVYAQLGSFDFTSMFCKQSVVVPVPKVFVDITDVNKTLSAIRNGFVVNWIAGIQECEECRKAGGVCGYDSIRPTCYCRERDQTCPEELPSSGSYSSQWSTRRKIVIGVAASCVGGLITIISIAIYIRRKFKSLSGQTMISRKRSTFVEHDVEAFMQSYGSLAPRRYSYSEVKRITNSFVHKVGQGGYGVVYKATLPDGRLVAVKVISESDGSGEDFINEVSSISRTSHVNIVSLLGFCYDRNKRALIYEFMPNGSLDNFINGMGSPNAISCFDWNTLYEVAIGIARGLEYLHRGCNTRILHLDIKPQNILLDEDLCPKIADFGLAKICKRKESIVSMLGTRGTPGYIAPEVFSRAFGGVSHKSDVYSYGMLILEMVGGRKNYDSGGGSQSSEMYFPDWIYKDLEQGDVHTNCLVITEEEHEMARKMILVSLWCIQTRSSERPSMSKVVEMLEGTLQSVPYPPKPILYSPEKLSLHISDISSDNTLETNSMSMQKDGSIEIELNELSKNVPGL, from the exons ATGAACTCCCTGCTGATTCTCCTCCCTCCTATCTCCATTCTTCAACTCACACTCCTCTTGATACTGATTCACACACCTCTACCTTCAACCTCCAATGATTATTACAGAGATTGCAACAATCTATTTAGTTGTGGTGATATAAGAAACATTGGTTTTCCTTTCTGGGGAAAAAATCGCCCAAATGGGTGTGGCCACCCTCTTTTGCATCTCACCTGTGAAGAAAATCCCAGCTACATGAACCTCAATGATGTCAGGTACAAAGTTTTGGAGGCCAAACCTGATGAAAAAAGTTTGAGAGTCACCAGAGTTGACTACTTGCAAGAACTCTGCCCTTCAATATTTGTCAACACAAGCCTTGACCCTAAGCTATTTGTTTTGGAGTCTCAGTATCAAAATCTTACTCTCTTCTATGACTGTGTTGTTCCAAATGCTGTACCCTTTCCTTGTGTCCCAAATTCGGGTTCTGGTCAACATGTTTATGCTCAGTTGGGGTCTTTTGATTTTACCTCTATGTTTTGTAAACAAAGTGTGGTTGTTCCTGTCCCTAAGGTGTTTGTTGATATTACTGATGTCAACAAAACACTAAGTGCAATCAGAAATGGTTTTGTGGTGAATTGGATAGCAGGAATTCAAGAATGTGAAGAGTGCAGAAAAGCAGGAGGAGTGTGTGGCTATGACTCAATTAGACCAACCTGCTACTGCAGAGAAAGAGATCAaacttgtcctgaagagcttccatcttcag GATCTTATTCATCACAGTGGAGCACAAGGCGTAAGATCGTGATAG GTGTAGCGGCATCTTGTGTGGGAGGACTAATCACTATTATTAGTATAGCTATTTATATTAGGAGGAAGTTTAAGAGTTTATCTGGACAAACGATGATCTCCAGGAAAAGAAGTACATTTGTTGAACACGATGTGGAGGCTTTCATGCAAAGCTATGGTTCATTGGCACCAAGGCGATATAGTTATTCTGAAGTTAAAAGGATCACAAACTCATTTGTACATAAGGTAGGACAAGGTGGATATGGTGTTGTGTACAAAGCAACATTACCTGATGGTCGTCTTGTTGCTGTAAAAGTGATAAGCGAATCAGATGGGAGCGGAGAAGATTTCATAAATGAAGTTTCTAGCATCAGCAGAACTTCTCATGTGAACATTGTCTCACTATTGGGATTTTGCTATGATAGGAACAAAAGAGCATTGATCTATGAATTCATGCCCAATGGTTCATTGGATAATTTCATCAATGGAATGGGATCTCCAAATGCTATTTCTTGTTTTGATTGGAATACTTTGTACGAAGTTGCAATTGGGATAGCTCGAGGGCTAGAGTACTTACATCGAGGATGCAATACAAGGATCTTACACCTTGATATTAAACCTCAAAACATTCTCTTGGATGAAGACCTTTGCCCAAAAATAGCTGATTTTGGATTAGCTAAAATATGCAAAAGGAAGGAGAGCATTGTGTCTATGTTGGGAACACGAGGAACTCCCGGGTACATTGCACCAGAAGTATTTAGTCGAGCATTTGGCGGTGTTTCTCACAAATCTGATGTGTATAGCTATGGCATGTTGATTCTTGAAATGGTTGGAGGAAGGAAAAATTATGATAGTGGTGGAGGGTCACAAAGCAGTGAAATGTATTTTCCAGATTGGATATATAAGGATCTTGAGCAAGGTGATGTTCACACTAATTGTTTGGTCATCACAGAGGAGGAACATGAGATGGCAAGGAAGATGATTTTGGTGAGTCTTTGGTGCATCCAAACACGCTCATCGGAGAGACCATCAATGAGTAAAGTGGTGGAGATGTTAGAAGGAACACTTCAGTCAGTGCCATATCCTCCAAAGCCTATCCTATATTCCCCTGAAAAGCTATCATTACATATTTCAGATATATCTTCAGACAATACTCTAGAGACAAATTCAATGTCAATGCAAAAAGATGGTTCCattgaaattgaattgaatgaGTTAAGCAAGAATGTACCAGGGTTATAG
- the LOC130728952 gene encoding LEAF RUST 10 DISEASE-RESISTANCE LOCUS RECEPTOR-LIKE PROTEIN KINASE-like 2.7 — MNSKLILLPPISILQFTLLLILIYTPSSLTSNDYYRDCNNLFSCGHIKNIGFPFWGENRPNGCGHPLLHLTCEENTSYLNINNVRYKVLEAKSDEQTLRITRVDYLLQGLCLSTFVNTSLDPKLLVFGPQYQNLTLFYNCMESNYISSEQTFPYRCVDSYETVYAQLRSSDFPLSCPDSVVVPIPKAFDYVTDYSLNAQNETDYNKTLSAIRDGFVVNWVAGIQECGECRKSGGVCGYDSIRPTCYCRDKACPNFISDAKELPSSGSYSSQTQWSRRRKIVIGVASSCVGGLFTIIIG; from the exons ATGAACTCCAAGCTCATTCTCCTCCCTCCTATCTCCATTCTTCAATTCACACTCCTCTTGATACTGATTTACACACCTTCATCATTAACCTCCAATGATTATTACAGAGACTGTAACAATCTGTTTAGTTGTGGTCATATAAAAAACATTGGTTTTCCATTCTGGGGAGAAAATCGCCCAAATGGGTGTGGCCACCCTCTGTTGCATCTCACCTGTGAAGAAAACACCAGCTACCTGAACATCAATAATGTCAGGTACAAGGTTTTGGAGGCCAAATCTGATGAACAAACTTTGAGAATCACCAGAGTTGACTACTTGTTGCAAGGACTCTGCCTTTCAACATTTGTCAACACAAGCCTTGACCCTAAGCTGCTTGTTTTTGGGCCTCAGTATCAAAATCTTACCCTCTTCTATAACTGTATGGAATCAAATTATATTTCTTCTGAACAAACTTTTCCCTATCGTTGTGTGGATTCTTATGAAACTGTTTATGCTCAGTTGCGGTCTTCTGATTTTCCTCTGTCTTGTCCTGACAGCGTGGTTGTTCCTATCCCTAAGGCGTTTGATTATGTTACTGATTACAGCTTAAATGCTCAAAATGAAACTGATTACAACAAAACACTAAGTGCAATTAGAGATGGTTTTGTGGTGAATTGGGTTGCAGGAATTCAAGAATGTGGGGAGTGTAGAAAATCAGGTGGAGTGTGTGGCTATGACTCAATTAGACCAACCTGCTACTGCAGAGATAAAGCTTGTCCTAATTTCATATCAGATGCTaaagagcttccatcttcag GATCTTATTCATCACAGACACAGTGGAGCAGAAGGCGTAAGATTGTGATAG GTGTAGCGTCATCTTGTGTGGGAGGACTATTCACTATTATTATTGGTTAG